A DNA window from Setaria viridis chromosome 2, Setaria_viridis_v4.0, whole genome shotgun sequence contains the following coding sequences:
- the LOC117846146 gene encoding GDSL esterase/lipase At5g03600, with protein sequence MNSFAVSCFVLFLLLNSASRVAESRAVAAGDVSSQRRHRHHGHHHDIDSPPTDDDGDTDSPPSDDDDDTDSPPADAKPKKLLVFGDDFADTGNGDSDPQLGYGSRSWRSPFGMSDTAHGRQPSGRFSDGLVQPDFLAKIMGRSESPPPYTYDDWDDGIDAAGLNFAVGGSVALDTPAGVPKLRAQVQQLRNLIRDGVVERKDLRDSVALLAYSGDDYAYANNDAMNDTISKVIDELASIVSDLQDLGVPKVLVNTVISYGCTPWLTRQSSDPYSSCDDSRNWVSDVHNTALRDRLGGEEDVMLLDVNSVVRDLVEPKEGSTLYGKQFKERLRPCCEANDEDAGDYCGLDGRYSLCEHPEEYFFWDNDHPTQAGWRAVMQLLQGPIMAFLGVSNLEHF encoded by the exons ATGAATTCTTTCGCCGTTAGCTGTTTCGTCCTCTTCTTGCTGCTCAACA GCGCAAGCCGTGTGGCGGAGTCCCgagcggtggccgccggcgacgtgtCGTCCCAGCGGCGCCACCGTCACCACGGCCACCATCATGATATCGATAGCCCCCCtactgatgatgatggtgataCCGATAGCCCCccttctgatgatgatgatgataccGATAGCCCCCCTGCTGATGCCAAGCCCAAGAAGCTGTTGGTGTTCGGGGACGACTTCGCCGACACCGGCAACGGCGACTCGGACCCCCAACTCGGCTACGGCTCCCGCTCGTGGCGCTCCCCCTTCGGCATGTCGGACACGGCGCACGGCAGGCAGCCGAGCGGCCGCTTCTCCGACGGCCTGGTGCAGCCGGACTTTCTGGCCAAGATCATGGGCCGCAGCGAGTCACCCCCGCCCTACACGTACGACGACTGGGACGACGGCATCGACGCCGCCGGCCTGAACTTCGCCGTCGGCGGCTCCGTCGCGCTGGATACGCCGGCGGGCGTGCCCAAGCTCAGGGCGCAGGTCCAGCAGCTGAGGAACCTGATCAGGGACGGCGTGGTGGAGCGCAAGGACCTGAGGGACTCGGTGGCGCTCCTCGCCTACTCCGGCGACGACTACGCATACGCCAATAACGAC GCGATGAACGATACGATATCGAAGGTGATCGATGAGTTGGCGAGCATCGTGTCGGATCTGCAGGACCTGGGCGTCCCCAAGGTCCTGGTGAACACGGTGATCTCGTACGGCTGCACGCCGTGGCTGACGAGGCAATCCAGCGACCCCTACAGCTCCTGCGACGACAGCCGCAACTGGGTCTCCGATGTGCACAACACGGCGCTCCGTGACCGgctgggcggcgaggaggacgtgATGCTCCTGGACGTGAACAGCGTGGTGAGGGACCTGGTGGAGCCCAAGGAAGGGTCGACGCTCTACGGGAAGCAGTTCAAGGAGCGCCTCCGGCCCTGCTGCGAGGCCAACGACGAAGACGCCGGCGACTACTGCGGCCTCGACGGGCGCTACTCGCTCTGCGAACACCCGGAGGAGTACTTCTTCTGGGACAACGACCACCCCACGCAGGCCGGATGGAGGGCCGTCATGCAGCTGCTCCAGGGCCCAATCATGGCGTTCCTCGGAGTCTCCAACCTCGAGCACTTCTGA